One stretch of Microvirga lotononidis DNA includes these proteins:
- a CDS encoding 4a-hydroxytetrahydrobiopterin dehydratase, translated as MPRLTDSERSELLPTLDGWALVEGRDAITKRFVFGDFNAAFGWMTRVALVAEAMNHHPEWSNTYNRVEVTLATHDAKGLTRRDIELAQRMDQMAAGLVKG; from the coding sequence ATGCCCCGCCTGACCGACTCGGAACGTTCCGAACTCCTGCCCACCCTTGACGGATGGGCGCTCGTGGAGGGCCGGGACGCGATCACCAAACGTTTCGTCTTCGGCGATTTCAACGCGGCCTTCGGTTGGATGACCCGCGTGGCGCTCGTGGCCGAGGCCATGAACCACCATCCGGAATGGTCGAACACCTACAACCGGGTGGAGGTGACGCTCGCCACTCATGACGCCAAGGGCCTGACGCGCCGTGACATCGAACTGGCGCAGCGCATGGACCAGATGGCCGCCGGCCTGGTGAAGGGATAG